In the genome of Sciurus carolinensis chromosome 3, mSciCar1.2, whole genome shotgun sequence, one region contains:
- the Rskr gene encoding ribosomal protein S6 kinase-related protein isoform X6 translates to MGTIRSGLEELWQLQEHQCLHQKPLEATSLLVEKPLSEWPVPQFISLFLPEFPMRPIRGQQQLKILGLVAKGSFGTVLKVLDCAQKAVFAVKVVPKIKVLQRDTLRQCKEEVSIQRQINHPFVHSLGDSWQGKRHLFIMCSYCSTDLYSLWSAVGCFPESSIRLFAAELVLVLCYLHDLGIIHRDVKMENILLDERGHLKLTDFGLSRHLPQGTQAYTICGTLQYMAPEVLSGGPYNHAADWWSLGVLLFSLATGKFPVAAERDHVAMLARVTHCDSEIPASLNQEFSLLLHEVRLLCQNPLHRLRYLHQFQVHSFFRGVTFDPELLQKQPVDFVMETQDTQPSPLESKLFKDFDCDLESFLVYSIPA, encoded by the exons ACCATCAGGTCAGGTCTGGAAGAACTATGGCAACTACAAGAGCATCAATGTCTGCACCAGAAGCCCCTAGAAGCGACCTCACTGCTAGTAGAGAAGCCTCTGTCTGAGTGGCCAGTGCCTCAGTTCATCAGTCTCTTTCTACCAGAGTTTCCCATGAGGCCCATTAGGGGGCAGCAGCAGCTGAAG ATTTTAGGTCTTGTGGCGAAAGGCTCTTTTGGAACTGTCCTGAAGGTGCTAGATTGTGCCCAGAAAGCTGTATTTGCAGTGAAG GTGGTACCAAAGATAAAAGTCCTACAGAGGGACACCCTGAGGCAGTGCAAAGAGGAGGTTAGCATCCAG AGACAGATCAACCATCCTTTTGTACACAGCTTGGGGGACAGCTGGCAGGGAAAACGGCATCTTTTCATCA TGTGTAGCTACTGCAGCACTGATCTGTACTCCCTGTGGTCTGCTGTTGGCTGCTTTCCTGAGTCTTCCATCCGTCTCTTTGCGGCTGAGCTGGTTCTTGTGCTGT GCTATCTCCATGACTTGGGCATCATCCATCGAGACGTGAAG ATGGAGAATATCCTTCTGGATGAAAGAG GCCATCTGAAACTGACAGACTTTGGTTTGTCCCGCCACCTGCCCCAGGGAACCCAAGCCTATACTATCTGTGGCACTCTTCAATACATGG CCCCAGAGGTCCTAAGTGGTGGGCCTTACAACCATGCTGCTGATTGGTGGTCCCTAGGtgtcttgcttttctctctggcAACTGGAAAG TTCCCAGTGGCTGCAGAGAGAGATCATGTGGCCATGTTGGCAAGAGTGACCCATTGTGACTCTGAGATCCCAGCTTCTCTTAACCAGGAGTTCTCACTCCTGCTTCATGAGGTAAGG CTCCTATGCCAGAACCCCCTCCACCGTCTACGTTATCTACATCAGTTCCAGGTCCACTCTTTCTTTCGGGGTGTGACCTTTGACCCAGAGCTCCTACAGAAGCAGCCAGTGGACTTTGTCATGGAGACACAAGATACTCAGCCAAGTCCATTGGAGTCCAAGCTCTTCAAGGACTTTGACTGTGATCTGGAGTCCTTCCTGGTCTACTCCATCCCTGCTTGA